The Phaseolus vulgaris cultivar G19833 chromosome 10, P. vulgaris v2.0, whole genome shotgun sequence DNA window AGGCGGGTTGGCCCACATAActcacataactttaaaatgtataattttttttctacaccccatattttcttcatgtagtctcatattttacattccaaaaaatttaataacatCTTACAACGCAtgtttcatgaaaataatattatgagaccGTTTACATAatacatctaaataaaaaaaattcaaaaattttatttaaaaaattgtttttaataaatatttcttatgcggGGCAGGCCAACCCAGCCCGCTTTTTGCGGGCTAAGTGCGGGGCGGGCCAGCCACGCATTGCCACCCCTAGTCAGACCTCTAGGCTATACAAGTGAATTGTTATTAAGATTGCATTTTTCTCACTTTCTTAACTAACCTCTCTAGGATATATACCTTAATCTTCTTTTTCACCTTTTTCAggtgatatggcccaaccaatcactctccatacCTCTCGTGCACCTTGAAGGAAATCATAGCTCCATTGGAGCCATCCTTGTTCGTTCCAACCATTAGCTTCCACCAATCCACATCTCAATTCTCCAAGGAACCAATTCGGAAATGGAGCCAACACCATCAACATCTTTGACAAATATTAAATGCGCCCAACAATCACATCTCTCCTCGGGAAGCCCAAACGACCATTTTACGTCTCTTCAGAATTTAATCTCTTCGAGCCTAGAGGCAAGTGTACCAGTCCGGACGAGTCAGTTTCTGGCCTGGTGACTGGCCGACCGAGTCAAAGAACACCTCAAGTCACACAATAAGTAACAATAACAACAGTTACAGTAACACTTAATGATTCATATTCATATCCCGAATATGTGGGAAATATCTTCGACAAATCAGCTAAATACTAATTAACTAAAAGATGTTACAAATATTCTCCAGATATTCCAACATGCCAATATATCTCCCTATTAATCAGGGATCACGATGCATATCAGTAAATAACTGATATTCGACCCATCATGACAAGGGCCCATAaccaacactataaataaaatcCTATGTGGAAGGGTAAGGTACGCTTGAATCAGCTTTacaatatacattttttacACAGAGTACTTACTTGAGCATCAAAGTATATTTTTCAGTCCATCCCGACCGAGTACTAATAACAAAAGGAGAAGACTTGAAGAAAGGAACGAGAAGACAACCAACACATCAACAATTGTACAATCAGTTCCAAGTACTATCTAAACTCATCTTTATCCATACAAGTAAAAttgacataaataaataaataaataaataaataattttagaatttttgtaACCTCTCGTTGAGAAAGGATAAAAAAGAGGTAGTTATTGGAAGGGAAGCACGTGAGCTACATCAACGGCTACCAACTCGTCGTTCCATCACTTTCAATACTTAAATTCATTTTGTCTTTTTTCCACCCCAGCCACAAGATTATGTTACAACTAGGAtgaatttaaaaagtaataaatattaaaattttaatttatattaagtatatactttacaattttaatactttttagtattttctttctttctaattttttaaaattgattatcATTATTctctcaataaaaaaatataatgaagcACGGAttaaatgaatataatttatgacatatgaaaattttaatttaagttaGTTTTCCTCTTCCCTTAtgatatttaagtttttttcttcttttaaattgCATGTCAGAAATGGTGTAAGAATATAGTTTGattgattatattattataaaaaaatcattaaataataattaaatttagaaaaaaataattattatattaattaaattggatattattttaaaaattaaaaaaaaaattattagtataggGTTTAAGATttagttagtagttaaaactttaataattaattagataccattttagaaattaatttataaattttattagtaatagaaactaagtgaattttttctaaaattaatttttatttaataatttttttataatgtaattttttttatatataatatgaaactTATAAGTTTTTTACCCATAAGGATACGATTAATATAAAGTTTGGAAAACTTGCATTTAGGTTCAAatctttgttgttgtcattACAACAATTATACATCAAGAAAACTTGCAAAATTTTATGTataatatacatatttttaaatttaagtaaatttataaaaaatcaaagaaatataatttatatatttcatacaCATGAGATTACGTAACACATTATTTATAAAACTTATATCTAACTATACACaccaaacattaaaaaaatgacaTTTTCGTAATGTCATCAAGCATATGGTCTtagatttatatataataaatatttacaaaacaacacaaataaaaatgataaagtaaccatttcaaatatttcttatcaattaaataaattgaaaatcaacaaaTATTCACCTTccaaatgaataaaaaaacataaattataatttgcatttaatttatgtttaaacttaaagaagttaaagttaaagttaaagtaaaattaaaaaataaaatattcaatgtAAAAGAAGTTACACaacttattaaataaaagatattaaatatttattatttacttacaaagacttaaatttataatatagaaGCACGCAATAGTTGAATTCGAGTACGATCACACTACTAATAATTAGGTCATGGGATTAAATTTTGATAGGTGTTTTTTAATAAGTCATTTTGAAATGATACAACTCTCACTAATGCTATGTTGCTTcgagtaaaataaaatttcattcttaaaattaaattttggatttaattagtattatgaataaaaaaaaacacaattaaaatgatatttcatattaaatattttttcataaattagtcattgacaatatatatatatatatatatatatatatatatatatatatatatccctacaagaaaattattaaatataaattaaattttgagataaaaaataattaattattatattgactaaattagatactattgtagagaataaaaaaaatagtggtatttaaattagtttttattgttgataaatagttttctaaattgatatttaattaactatcaaagttttagctaccaactttaaaatctaaataattgatagttaaaactttgataattaattagatagaaatctatatataaactatttattaataatataaatcaatttagatattaataatttttttatctctataataatatttaattttattaatagaataatcattttttttctaaaattgatttatatttaatgattttttagtctggagtttgatttttttttttttacttttactaCATATgaactttatattataaaatagtaacaataataatataatataatatttataaaacaataatagTAATGAGTTGAATGAGACAAGTTGAAGTTGGCCtaaattattaagaaaaaaatattatacaaataATATTTGGATGCAATGAATAGAAATGAGTGATTGAATCTATAAATAGCAAGGTGGAGAACAATTTTAGAGTGTGTTGACATAGACAAGAGAGACATTATTGAGAAGAGAAGAAATATAGAAgagaagaactcaaaatgagTAAGATTTTCTCTCCTTCATTGTAAATTTTTTGTTGTTTATAGAAGTGCTTTTCAACTTTGTGAGAAATAGAAAATGAAGATGTGAAGGATGAAAATGCTCCACCCTTTAACAAAGTCCTAAGAAAGATTAGAaaataaagtattattaattttatatcatATTGAAACATTTATCAGTTTGGCTAATGATTAATCTTTATTAAAGAatctaattgattattttttgagtttttcttttcttttctattagAATTCGTCTCTActctttttaatatatattaaaaacccTTATATTAAAAACCTTATTAAAGAaaattgaatttagaacattcaGCCAATAATTTATTAGTATATATCTAATTCTTTATATGTTCTTCACTTAGGTAATatacattaatatttaataacctATATAAGGTTTGTTTTTATAcgcttattatttttttcctttttatattagaattcgTCTCTActctttttaatatatattaaaaacccTTATATAATTTCTTACCCTGTAAACAAGTCATACTCTTCCAACCAAATTATAAATACtctcaaaatatttattattttaataacaaaaaaaagtaatattttttaaatgtgaaaTGTCTAAAAGGAGCCCTCTAAACATGCCACAAATCATCATTATAGCTTAATCTCTTAATggatgattaaaaaattaaattaccaTGTTGTACCGTCATCTCTTAATATTTTTGCTCTGGTCTTCTTTTCTTGGTTATTCTTTATTTATCTATTGTGTTATAAATGAACTTAAGGAACAAagtattttgaattatacaatCTAGAAGGTACTTTTGAATTTTGTAATCTAAAAAGTACTTATGAATTGTGTAATCTGAAATGTACTTCTATATTTTGTAATAAGGAACACActtttagattacataatctaaaagtcaaaaaatgactttcaaattgtacaatttaaaagaGTCTTGAATTAcacaatttgaaaaaaaaaaagaaaaaaatgacttCTAAATTATGTAATGCATAAACTTTGTTTTCATGAAAAAAGACTTATAATAAATTgcacaattcaaaattttaaaaaaattgaattgtacaatttaaaagtaaaaaatatttttgaattgtgcaatttgaaaactttttttctgataaaaaaatgacTTCTAAATTGTATAATCTAAATTGTATAATCTGTTTCATAAACCAAAAGAAGAAAGTGAAAATTTTCATGAGGTACAAAAAGAAATTATGGGGGTGCAAACAAAATCCCGTAATTTAACTCCCAGATTAGATGGGTCTTGTGTCCAATTAAATGTGCAAACACAGATCACGTGCGTATATGTAAATGACTTAATTATTAGGATTAATtactcttttagttttcattattattttaatttattgttaagttaaaatttgatatttgataaaaaaaattgtttttaaaattgatagaattttattgaaataataaaatttggtaAATCTCACTCCTTGAAGAGAGAAACCAATTAAAAAAGTACTgaaatttatcaaattttaaaaatttcagtaaataataaaataaatgttgtTAAGAGTAAAAAAATGGTATGATAGTGTAGGACAATCTCATACATTAGAGATTTctatacttttttttcatttcttgtaattttttaattcatttaaaaataatttctgaCAAAGACAATGCCAATTTTTTTATGagtacaaaataaattatcaaataagCCCAGATACATGTATAAGTTTTGCCTAATAAATGAAAGTGTGTCTAAAAAACTTTATTgtgccatttttttttataaaaactttgaTGTTAATTGTggcatttttattttctatcacAAATTACCAaccataaattattattacttttgttttctatgtgttggagaaaacaaagaaacaccaagaaaCCATTGTTTTGAAGATCTTCTTATGGTTTTATTCTCAAATCAATTTGGGTTTCACATCTAAATGGTATGAGCATCTAAAGAAAGATAgagaagaaacaaaaattatatatgtgATGAAAAAAGTGAGAAAGAAAAACTAATTTGGGTGTGGAAGTTTAAAATgtccaaaaataaaattatttttccatAACTATTATTTTTCATCATCATAATTTTATTCCTTGTTGTCATCATTTCATATATATAATGTCACATTTATGATTGTTATAATAATCATTAGTGTATATTGCCATCATTAGTTTCATCAAGATATAATAAACTattgttgtttaattttttattactattttgaCAACTACCACTTATCACAAGAAGAATATATTGGAGTGATgataataaagaagaaaaaaactatatatttttattaatcattATTGATACAAAATTGATGATACCATTCCTATCAAGACAATGttactagaaaaaaaattgtatgtttGATTAAACCTAAATTAGGAAAACTTAAAAAGAGAGAGCAAAAGTTAACATTTTTCTTGaatcttgttttatttttatttttttaattttaggagaaaaataggaaaaaaaaacttagaattaatttctttgaattttttttatatagtttctctaaattttatttttaacttgtgtatattctaattttgaaaagcttgttttatttttattttttactttcgTTTTTacaagcttttataaaaaaaaaactactccaaaaatattaatattataattaattaaatattatgatGGAATATGCATAAAGTGCATAAAGTTTTGAAGTAATGGAGCACTAATTTCTAGATTTGGAATTCCATTAACAAAGAAATATTGTGCGATATTTTATTGTGCCATCTATGGCTTTGCCATCTTTTATTGTGCGATCCTACTCTACACTCTGTCATATACTAACATTCTACTCCACTCTCATAAATCAACCAAAtcaaaagttaatttttattttatttcatcagtaaaaaagtataaattaattttacaaaattaaaaaatagttactatatttattaaattagatattattttataaattaaaaatttattgatataaaatattaattagttatctatcaaaattttagctgaaatttaagtaattaattagatatcaatttagaaattagtttttaaatttttattaataatagaaactattttatatactaataatttttagtctataaaataatatctaatttaatcaatataataattaattattattttttatttaataaattttttttagtgaatggatatataatattattttgaactttaaaaaacaatttcaaaacatTTTCAATGAAAATACAAAAAGGAGAGGGAGGGTTAAATTTTACAATGGCattatcaatttaatttttacttaattaagttttaaaaatgcCCTAAATTAGTATATTTTTTGATTGGATGTCTATTAGAAATATCtcaaaaagaaatattttcaacattcaatcaaaacaaaaattgttgattggtatttaattaaaaatacccAAATTTATAAATACTTAGAACCTAATTAAACTTTCAGTTttgatcataaaaaatattatatcaagtggtgtttgatattttttagttaaatttcaGAATTCTTGATTGCATGAATTGTTGAAAGTGACAAGACTTAAAATAATATGTTGAGTGTAATACTTGGTAATCAATACTAGTTTACCCTTCTACTTTTGGGATAGTGCGCAATGTTCATACTTACACTATAAGCACTTAATCACCCACTAAAAAAGCCACACAAAAACTCCTTTAAAACCCTCATCATCACACTCAAATAGGTCAAAATCAGAGCTTCAGGTAATGAAGATTTTCTCACTCAATATCTCTTGCATTTTCCTATTCTGCTAAATTGTTCTTCTTACTTCCTTATGCACATGTCATGCAAGTGTTTTATACTATTCAAAGATGGATAGGGTAGATGTATCTTTTGTTATGATAACGATCTCCGTTTTAATGCTATGTTAATGATATGGTTTTGGAAGTAATCTTTTAGAGTGATGTATGGACTTTTTACGTAAGTTCTTGGATATGTTATATAGATGTTTCATATTAGGAGGTATGCTGCAAAGATTAATTAATGTTCTCTTGTGGactttttgttaatttttgtatctatatttattaatttaggttgttttgtataagggtttgaACATCCCTTATgtgtttcaatttatttaatttattcatgcATTGCCGTTAAAAATCAAGACATTAGAATTAGACTTTTCAATCAATTGAAAACCTTTCAAATACAACTATATCTCATTTTATCGGTAGGAATACATTTTCTACTCAAGGTCACTTGTTATAAATCATCTTGGTGTTAATTATTTGGTTTCACATTTCAGGGGTTAGCATTTGACTTATAATAGttaaagaagagaaaagaaaagaagagaaaaagatgGAGTTTTGGAAGCTTTTTGTTGTTGCATTAATGCCAGTTTTGAAAGTGTTGTTAATTACTGCATTGGGTACAATTCTTGCAATTAATCGCTTTCACATACTTGGAGAAAATACCAGGAAAAATCTCAACACTGTaagtttaataattttctttcttaattttttttttatttccaaggTTTTATATTCATTCAAAGCTACAATTTATTAATTGTTAGCAAGTCATTAttcattgttttaataaaaaatatttccttaTGTTGTTTCATTCTTTAATCTTCCCAATTTAatcattttcctttccaatttGCTAGGAACATTGCATATGCTCCTTGAAGTTCACATGATTTcattgaattttcaaattaaaattcatgATAAATAAACATCTTTTAAACATTcaaattatattacagttacacttgtaataaataaatacgttagaatttataaattattttttgaattcaTGGCACATAATTTACATTGtgtgttatttaaaaaaaataaagaaatggtttaaaaataagataaaaaaagagattaaaaaaatacaaaattttcttaacaaacatctaatataatttcaaataatgTTATCAAAATAGCATAGTTATTCTAATTTATACAAAAAGTGGATTATTCCCGTGTAGTTTCAAGTTTCAAGCATGACAATTTTTCAACTCTTTTCAAGAATCAAACTCACATGccaacaaaaggttttaaaaaataacttaaacctaattcaatcttataaaagtTACTTATAAACTGagatttgtatatatttatatactgTAAAATATTGTTAGTTTTAGTCAATATGTGATTTTCAATACAGTCTATAGTTGCTATTAATATGATATGACTAactaatatgatttttttttgtgacAGCTGGTATATTTTGTCTTCAGTCCAGCTCTAGTTTGTAGCAGCCTAGCTGAAACAATAACTCTAAGAAGTGTGGTTATACTGTAAGTTCGTTTCTTGcttcttttgcattttttttataatcaaacAATAATTCTCCATAGATGAATTATCAAAGATGGTTCACAAATTTTTGTAGGTGGTTCATGCCTGTGAACATTCTTCTCACATTTGTTATTGGATCACTTCTTGGATTCTTACTTGTTAAACTAACTAAAGTTCCTCATCATCTTCAAGGCCTTGTGTTGGGATGTTGTGCATCAGGTAGCTATCACCATTTGTGTATTTCAAACTCTCtctctcatatatatatatatattatattgattCTGGATTTGAATGTTTGATGTGATAGGAAATCTTGGAAATTTGCCTATAATTATAGTTCCAGCACTGTGTAAACAAAGTGGCAATCCTTTTGGAGATGTGAATGTTTGCTCCAAAAATGCATTAGCATATGCTTCTTTATCAATGGCAGTAAGACACTAACTTTGGACATTTGAAAATTTAAGGACCCTTTGACCTAAaaagtattaattttttaatttaaatttctaaataaatgtaaaaacaaaaaaaaagcatctaattttgttgttttttaatatataattaaaaaaatgaaacaatacAAACATATGTCATGagattttataactaaatttaaatttggttTTAGTTTGTTAAATTTGAGTTAAACTTAGatttattctttaaatttaaaattgttcctTTGGTTATTGCAGTTTAAAAAACTTGTTTTAGTCCTTATGCTTCATTTTGAAAGAAAGCAAATTTGAACATGACATTTCATATTTAGAATGTAAAATTAAACTATAGtttgtaattaataattatataagtgAAATTTTAAACAACATTTGAGGTaagaaaaatgattaaaaatacCAGGTTTTTTACTAAACAGGTGAAATTTCACATATTAATTATTGAAATgggtaaaattttaaaaaattatggaaaTGGATAAGTCGTGTCAAGGTGACATGACTTCATTTTGGCGGAGTCACGCCAAAGTGGCACAACTTCCGTGAGTGTAATCAGATTTCAACTGAAGTCGTGTCACTTTTGCACGAGATAtccattttgataatttttttacccATTTTAGTAATTAACATGTGAAATTGCACTTGGttgataaaaaattcaaaaaatatcaattacaaAAACTAAACTTATCTCAAATTTAAAGAAACAATGTTTTATTTAAGCTTTATAACTATTTAAAGTTTAACTTatgtttttttggatttttcagCTTGGTTCAGTTTATATTTGGTCTTATGCATACAACCTTGTTCGATTATATGCACCAAAGATTTGCAACGAAGCCAAAATTGTAGAAAATTCTATGAAAAATTCAATGTCCATAACAAAATCTGATCTAGAGAACCCTTCAACATGTTCCAAAGGATTACCAGTTGTTAGTGTTATTGATGATAAATCACAATCTGAAGATCATGTGAAGCACTTTGAGATTCACTGTACAAAGTGTGATGATGGAAAAACAGAGGAGGTATGCATATTACATTTGTTCCAATAAATATGCATTGTGTTAACTTCTTTGCATGAGATTACAAATTATAGTCTTTGAATCGTTTGTGGAAAACACTTTTTATGttgaaaaaacaataatatttgaCTGTAGTTATATATGATCACAAATTTAA harbors:
- the LOC137819433 gene encoding protein PIN-LIKES 3-like — translated: MEFWKLFVVALMPVLKVLLITALGTILAINRFHILGENTRKNLNTLVYFVFSPALVCSSLAETITLRSVVILWFMPVNILLTFVIGSLLGFLLVKLTKVPHHLQGLVLGCCASGNLGNLPIIIVPALCKQSGNPFGDVNVCSKNALAYASLSMALGSVYIWSYAYNLVRLYAPKICNEAKIVENSMKNSMSITKSDLENPSTCSKGLPVVSVIDDKSQSEDHVKHFEIHCTKCDDGKTEEAQKVEMIMKQLKRLIKKINLKILFTPSTIGAIVGLIIGVVPQFRKLLIGDKAPFHVVEDSIVMVGYACIPVMTLLVGANLMKGLNGFGKGLPMIVGITVIRCIVLPGIGVGIVKCVVHLGLIHPDPLYEFVLLLQFAVPPAVSLSTITQLFGVGEGECSVIMLATYSCAAVSVTLWSTFYMWLVL